The Faecalibacter bovis genome includes the window TAATATTGGTTATTCGTATATGATTTTGAATGATTTAGATAATGCAAAAAAAGCATTTGAAAAATCATCAGAATTTGCGAAAATAGGAAATGCAAAAAGTTTGTTGGCGTTTGCTAATAAAGGAATGGCTGAAGTTTATTTTGCTGAACGCAATTATACAAAAGCTCTCGAATTGCTTAATGAAGCTGAAATTTTATCTAATGAAATCGGCGATTTAATGCTGAATGAAGGAATTTTTGAAGAAAAAGCTAAAAATTATTTGGCATTAAACCAATTTGAAAATTACAAATTATACAATCAGAAATTCCAGAAAATTACTTTTGAACGAAATCAGAACGAATTGCAATCAATTAGTAAATCAATAGATTATCAGTTTCAATCAAATTTAGAAGAAACAGATAAATTAATCGAAAAACATGAACGTATCAATATAATGTTAATCACTTCCGTATTGTTAATAGGTGGAGTTTTAGGATTTTTTATTTTTAAGAAACGAAAATCAACAAGTTTAATTCAGAAAGAAATCAAGAAAATATTAAACTAAAAAAGTTATTTTACAATTAGTTAAAATAGAATAGCCGAAATTAATTTCGGCTATAAAAGAATTAAATATATGGAAAAAACTATACTCCTTGGGCCAACATTGCATCAGCAACTTTTACAAATCCTGCAATGTTTGCTCCTTTATAGTAGTTAACGTTTCTTTGATGTGGTTCAGATCCGTACGTTTTACATTGATCATGAATTTTAATCATAATATCTTTTAAATAGGAATCAACTTTTTCTCGACTCCAATTTTGGCGAATAGAATTTTGAGACATTTCTAATCCAGATGTAGCAACTCCGCCAGCATTTGTAGCTTTTCCCGGACCATACAATATATCATTTGCTAAGAAATAATGAACGGCATCTGGTGTCGTTGGCATATTGGCGCCTTCAGCAACCAATTTACAGCCATTATGATGTAAAGTAATAGCGTCTTGAATGTCTAATTCATTTTGCGTAGCGCAAGGCAAGGCAATATCGCAAGGTACATTCCAAGGTTTTTCATTTGGATAAAATTCAGCATTTGGAAAATTGTCAATGTATTTAGAAATTCTCTCGTAATTTTCATTCTTAATCTTAAAAATCACTTTCAATTTATCTTTAGAAAAACCTTCACTATCATAAATATATCCTGAAGAATCTGATAAGGTTACCACTTTACCACCTAATTCTATTGCTTTTTCAGCTGCATACTGAGCTACATTACCAGATCCAGATATTGCAACGATTTTATCAACTAAAGTATCTGTATTTTCATTTAGCATGCATTCTACAAAGTATAATAAACCGTAACCTGTTGCTTCTGGTCTAATAAGCGAACCTCCAAATTCTAATCCTTTACCAGTTAAAACACCTGTAAATTCATTTCTTAATTTTCGATATTGCCCGAATAAGTAGCCAATTTCACGACTTCCAACTCCGATATCGCCAGCCGGAACATCAGTATCAGAACCAATATGTTTGCTTAATTCTGTCATAAAAGCTTGACAAAATCTCATAATTTCCATGTCTGATTTTCCTTTTGGATCAAAATCAGATCCGCCTTTTCCACCACCCATTGGTAATGTTGTTAAAGAGTTTTTAAAGACTTGTTCAAAAGCCAAAAACTTTAAAATAGATAGATTAACAGTTGGATGGAAGCGAAGTCCACCTTTGTATGGACCAATCGCTGAATTCATTTGAACTCGATATCCTTTATTTATTTGTACAACTCCTGCATCATCAACCCAAGTTACTCTAAACTGTATTACTCTTTCAGGTTCAGCAATTCGTTCTAAAATCTTAAATTTTTTATACTTTGGATGATCCTCGATAAAGGGTAATATATTTTCAGAAACTTCTGATACTGCTTGAATAAATTCTGTTTCGTTCGGATTTTTTAAAGCTATTTGCTCTACAAATTCTGTACAATAATCTACTGTGTTCATTTAGTGTTTGATGTGTAGGCTAAAATTAATAAAAAGTGAATTTAATCTGTTTTTAAACCATATATTTAAGATAAAATAGTATTATTTTTATCAAATAGAGATTAAAAAGTAGTTTTGATTATGAACTTGAAAAAATATAGAACAAAAAAAATGCGAGTTTTTACAAACTCGCATTTATCAATATGATATAAAAAATTATTTCTTGAAGAATCCTCCTAGTAATCCCATTACATCGCTTGCACCTAATTGACCATCGCCATCTTGATCCAATAATTTTTCGAAACCACCTAAATTGATTCCACCTGCAGCTTGATTAGTTCCGCCAATTAAACCACCTAATAATCCAGCGATTCCATCAGATTGTAATCCCTGCTCTTGTTTTTGTTTTCCTAAGAATCCCATAACAATAGGCGCGACTAATGCTAAAATTTTGATTATTTGACCAGAATCTAATCCAGTTTGTTTTCCAATATTATTTGCAACTGTTTCTTGATTTCCACCTAAAACGTGTCCTAAAATTCCTAAACCATCTTGCATATTTCCACCTTGACCTAAGAATCCAGAAAGATTGTCTAAAATACTACCGTCATGCTGATTTAGAGCGTTAGCAATACCATTAGCTCCACCACTTTGAGCATTTTTGTTTAATGCAGATAATAAAAATGGAATTGCAGCACCAACAGCAGTTTGTGCCTGAGATTCGTTAATTCCTAATTGTTGTGCAGCAGCTCCAACAATTTGTTGTCCCATCGCACCTTGTAATAATGAAGATAAATCCATAGCGTTTAAATTTCTTTGTACATAAAAATAATGATTTTTAATGAAATAATTTTAATCAAGAGGATAAAATATATAGCGAAATGGTAAATTTGTAACTTATTATACAGTAATGAAACAAATAAATATATTTTTAATCGGATTGGTTTTATTATTTGTTCTTTTTCCATTTTTCTTGTCAAAAAAAGTAGATGAAAAATTAACTTATGAAATTGAAGCTCCTATAGGATTAGTTTACGATGAGTTTTTGGATTTGAGAAAATTTTCTAAATGGGAACAATTTACTGGACAAGATTCAACAGTTGTAAAATCATTTAGTAACGAAGAAGCTGAAAAAGAATTCACTGAATGGAAAAGTACAAAATCTGATATTGGAAATGGGAAGATTATTATAGATGATTTCGAAATGAATAAATCGATAGAATATGTTTTACAGTACCAAGGTTGGGAAGAAAAAGATAATCTAAAGATTGAGTTTGAACAGAAAGCATCAGGAAATACACTTTTAAATATACATTATGTAAGTCAAGATGTTCCGTATTTTTATAGATATTTTTTATTTTTTAAATCTCCTTTGACTAAAGTTGAACAATCTATAGAAAATTTCAACGAGATGGTAAAAGTTAGGTTGGATAAAGAGCGTAAGGAAGGAAAATTAAATTACGGTGAATTTAGGTTAGTAAAATTAAATCGTCAAGTATTAATGGCGATTAAGAAAACTTCAACTTTAGATGATAAGGATGCAATGGACAAAACTGATGAAGCTTTTGAAACCATTTACGAATCATTAGTTAATGAAGAAAATACTTACGATTTTGATTTAGGATTTCCAACAGTCTATACAACTCAAAATGATTTAGAAAAAAATAGAAAAACTTTATTTGCTGGGATAAATTATATAGAAGGAATCAATTTTCAAAAAGGAATGCAAAGAGTAATTGTGCCTGAGGGTGAATATTTATTAACTCTGCATCAAGGTTCTCGTAGCAAAAGAAAGCATACCATTCAATTAATGAAAGATTATGCAAAAAGTAAAAAAATAAATTTAGATGATAGAGAATTAGAAGTGTTTTTAAATGATCCAAAAGAAACGGATTCGTTACAATTAAAAACACGAATTTATATTCCAATCAAAACAAATTAAGATATTTTAACGTCTTTAAAGCCACAGAAATGTGGCTTTTTTATTGTAATTTTGCAACTTATCAAAAAATTGCAATGGATAAAGATTTTATTGAAGTTTACGGAGCACGAGAACACAATCTAAAAAATATTGATGTTAAAATTCCTCGTAACGAATTAGTAGTTATTACTGGTTTAAGTGGAAGTGGTAAATCTTCATTAGCGTTTGATACGATTTATGCTGAAGGGCAACGTCGTTACATCGAAACTTTTTCAGCTTATGCTCGTCAATTTCTTGGAGGTTTAGAGCGTCCAGATGTTGATAAAATCGATGGATTATCTCCGGTTATTGCCATCGAGCAAAAAACGACTTCAAAAAATCCACGTTCAACTGTTGGTACAATTACAGAAATCTACGATTTTCTTCGTTTACTTTTTGCGCGTGTTTCAACTGCTTATTCAACAGCAACAAACGAACCGATGGTTTCTTATACGGAAGATCAAATTATAAATCTGATCCGCACAAATTTTGATGATCAAAAAATTGCAATATTAGCGCCTTTAGTACGATCTCGTAAAGGACATTACAGGGAACTTTTTGCTCAATATTCTCGTAAAGGATTTTTAGAAATGCGCATTAATGGAGAAGTACGAGAGATTTCTCCTGGAATGACGCTAGATCGTTACAAGACCCATGATATTGAATTGATAATTGATAAATTAAAGTTAAACGATAAAATATCTGACGAACGTTTACAATCTTCAATTACACAAGCAATGCATCAAGGTAACGGAATCATCATGATTCTGAATTACGAAACCGGAGAAGCAAAATTTTATTCAAAAAACTTGATGTGTCCAACAACAGGTTCTTCTTATGCATTGCCAGAACCAAATACATTTTCGTTTAATTCACCAAAAGGTGCATGTTCTACTTGTGCTGGTTTAGGGGAGTTAAAAGAGGTGAATATGGATAAATTATTTTCAGATCATAAAAAATCTTTGAATGATAATCTGGAAGAAATTTTTGAAATAATAAAAAATACGTCAAGAGTTGAAAAGCAATTAGAGGCGATTTTTGTTAAACATAATACGGATCAAAAAACAAAATTAAAAGATCTATCAAAAGAACTACTTCACGATATTTTACATGGTTTGGTAGAAACATTAAATGTAGATTTAAAGTTTGCATCCGTTAAAAAAACATATAAAATAGATTTTGAAGGTTTGTTGCCTTATTTACAAGATATAATTGATGATAAAACGAATTCAAATTCTAATGCGATTTCAAAATTATTATCAAGAAAAATCGAGTGTCCATCTTGTTATGGTTTTCGTTTAAATAACGAAAGTTTACATTTTCGTATAGACGAGAAACACATAGGAGAAGTAGCAAATTTAGATTTAAAAACTCTTTATGATTGGATTGATAATGTTCCAAATACTTTAAGTTCTACGCAACAACAAATCGGTTTTGAGATTTTAAAAGAGATTTCGACTAGATTAACGTTTTTGTTAGATGTAGGTTTAGAATATTTATCGTTAAATCGATCTTCTAAAACTTTGTCAGGAGGCGAGGCGCAGCGTATACGTTTAGCAACACAAATCGGTTCTCAGTTGGTTAATGTACTTTATATTATGGATGAGCCAAGTATTGGTCTTCATCAACGTGATAATGTAAAGTTGATAGATTCATTAAAAAAGTTACGTGATATAGGAAATTCTGTCTTGGTTGTAGAGCATGATAAAGACATGATTTTAGAAGCAGATCACGTAATTGATGTTGGTCCAAAAGCTGGTAGAAATGGTGGTCAAATCGTTTGGGAAGGTACACCAACAGAAATGTTAAAATCAGATACATTAACATCACAATATTTAAATAAGAAAAAAAATATAGAAGTTCCGACTGAACGCCGAAAAGGAAATGGTGAATTTTTGAAATTAAAAGGAGCTACAGGAAATAATTTAAGAAATGTAGACATTTCAATTCCTTTAGGTACATTAACGGTTGTATCTGGAGTTTCTGGTTCTGGGAAATCAACATTGATTAACGAAACGCTTTACCGAATTTTAAACCAACATTTCTTCAGAGCTGAAAAAGAACCAATGCCTTATAAAAAGATTGAAGGTTTAGAACATTTGGATAAAGTGATTGAAGTTGATCAATCTCCAATTGGGCGTACACCACGTTCTAATCCTGCAACTTATACAGGTATTTTCTCTGATATTCGTACGTTATTTACCAATCTTCCAGAAGCTAAAATTCGCGGGTATAAACCTGGTCGTTTTTCTTTTAATGTAAAAGGTGGTCGTTGCGAAACATGTCAAGGTGCAGGTTTGCGAGTAATTGAAATGAATTTTTTACCTGATATTCATGTAAATTGTGAAACTTGTAATGGAAAACGTTTTAATCGAGAAACTTTAGAAATTAGATATAAAGGAAAATCTATTGCTGATGTTTTGGATATGACAGTAAACGAAGCGGTAGAATTTTTTGAACCAATTCCAAAGATTTATCGTGTTGTTAAAATGTTACAAGATGTTGGTTTAGGATATATCACATTGGGGCAACAATCAACTACTTTGAGTGGAGGTGAAGCACAACGTGTAAAATTAGCTACAGAATTATCTAAAAAGCAAACGGGTAAAACAATCTATATTTTAGATGAACCGACGACGGGATTACACTTTGAAGATATTAGAATTTTGATGAATGTTATTGAGACTATTGTAGAGTTTGGAAATACTGTGATCATAATTGAACATAATTTGGATGTTGTAAAATTGGGCGATCATGTGATTGATATAGGTCCTGAAGGTGGAAGAAATGGTGGTAAAGTTGTAGCAGAAGGTACTCCAGAGGAAATTGCAAAAAACAAAAAGAGCGTAACAGGGAAGTTTTTAGTAAACGAACTCTAAAGCAATATAATTAGGTTTTACTCATTTTAAGACCTTAATTTTTCTTAAAATTTATTTAATATTTTCGCTGTATAAGGTATATACGGAAAAATATCTTTGTGAAATAGATGAATTTCAGAAAAGTTTTTTAGTTAGTTTTAAAATTGATGATTTATATATTGTTATAAATCAATTTATTGTGGCATGTTTATTGAGTAATCATGAATACAAATGCTAAATAACAGAATTTTAAAGATTATTTAACTAATTATTTAATTTAAATATGAGATTCTGCGTTAACTTTGCCTTGTAATAATACCAAATAAAAGGTTTTATTTAAAAGAGTCGTTCTATAAATTTTATTTATTATTCAATTAATTTTTAATTTATAAAATCTATTGATTTGAAATAGTATTGTTTTATATTTGTATCAGAAAAAGAAACAAATTAGAATCTAAACTTTGCTATATCATGAAATTTTTAACAGAGGATCAAATAAATAAAATAGCGAATATTTTAAAACAATTATTAGCTGACGAAACAATATTATATTTAAAAACACGTAATGCTCACTGGAATGTAGAAGGTCCAGATTTTCAAACTGCGCACGTGTATTTTGAAACACAATATAACGAGTTGCAGTTAGTAATTGATGAGGTTGCAGAAAAAATCAGAACAAAAGATGTTTATGCGCCTGCAACAATAAGTGAGTATTTGCAGTTAACTCACTTAAAAGAAAACAAAATCGAAAAGTATGATAGTTTATCTTTCATGAGAGAATTATTAAACGATTACGAAATTATTATTGCTTTCTTAAACGAATCTATCAATGAAATTGAAGATTTAAACGATGTATCTACTTCAGACTATTTAGTTGGATTGTTAGAACAACATCAAAAAACTGCTTGGATGCTTAGATCGCATCTTAAATAAAGTGAACATTATTTTACTTCATAAGTTTTTAGTGTTAATTCATATTAGTGTTAATTAGGTTGAGCCTTGGACTTTGTCCAAGGCTTCAGCTTTTTATAGAGGTTCGTGTTTAATTTCTTTTTTCTTCAATTTTAAGCGTAGCTTAATTTTCTATTTTTAAAATATTATTTAATACGTTGTAAATCAATTTTATTTTTAGAATGTAGATATAGTGGTACTTGTTCAATAATTACGTCATTTTTTTCTAAACCAAAACTTTTAGAAATATTATATTCAACCTTTTTAATTAAACCATAAACCTTTAAAATTGTAGCTTCTTTTAATGTGAAATGACTTTCTATTGAAGGGAATTTTTGTAATAAAATAAATTTCATATCCGGTTCAGAATTATATCTTTTTAAGGTCGGTTGAAGATATTTTAATTCTAATTCTCCCGATTGATACAAATCGCTAATGATTCTTTTGATGTATAATTCAGTTTTTGGTTGAACTCTGAATCCAATTTTAAAGATAATTTTATAGATTTTCTTTTCTTCAATTTCAATTAATTCATACGCTAACGTATAAGGCTGATTAGTTCTTTCTACATTTACAAACCAATACATATCGGCGCGTTTTGGTCGTTTAGCTAATATAGAATTAATGATGTTCTTCTCAATCTTATTTTTCTTTGTTGATTTAGTGAAATAGAATAACAAAGTAGAATATTTATTCACACTTTTATCCTCGCTCAATTCAGATAAAATACTTTTATAATTATTAAAATTTACAAATTCTAGGTTTCTCTCGTTTAGGATTTTACCATAATAATTACAATACATCAATACAATAAATATTAAACTAATTGAAAGTGCAACGTAACCACCTTCATGAAATTTTAAAATATTAGCTGTAAAGAATGATATTTCTATAATTGTAAATATTGTAATGATAATTGCAATCGCAACTTTAGGAAGTTTATTGTATAAATATAAATAGTAGGCCAACAGAAACGTAGTCATTAACATAGTTACAGTGATGGCTAGTCCATAAGCGGCCT containing:
- a CDS encoding DUF937 domain-containing protein is translated as MDLSSLLQGAMGQQIVGAAAQQLGINESQAQTAVGAAIPFLLSALNKNAQSGGANGIANALNQHDGSILDNLSGFLGQGGNMQDGLGILGHVLGGNQETVANNIGKQTGLDSGQIIKILALVAPIVMGFLGKQKQEQGLQSDGIAGLLGGLIGGTNQAAGGINLGGFEKLLDQDGDGQLGASDVMGLLGGFFKK
- a CDS encoding GyrI-like domain-containing protein, which codes for MKQINIFLIGLVLLFVLFPFFLSKKVDEKLTYEIEAPIGLVYDEFLDLRKFSKWEQFTGQDSTVVKSFSNEEAEKEFTEWKSTKSDIGNGKIIIDDFEMNKSIEYVLQYQGWEEKDNLKIEFEQKASGNTLLNIHYVSQDVPYFYRYFLFFKSPLTKVEQSIENFNEMVKVRLDKERKEGKLNYGEFRLVKLNRQVLMAIKKTSTLDDKDAMDKTDEAFETIYESLVNEENTYDFDLGFPTVYTTQNDLEKNRKTLFAGINYIEGINFQKGMQRVIVPEGEYLLTLHQGSRSKRKHTIQLMKDYAKSKKINLDDRELEVFLNDPKETDSLQLKTRIYIPIKTN
- the gdhA gene encoding NADP-specific glutamate dehydrogenase: MNTVDYCTEFVEQIALKNPNETEFIQAVSEVSENILPFIEDHPKYKKFKILERIAEPERVIQFRVTWVDDAGVVQINKGYRVQMNSAIGPYKGGLRFHPTVNLSILKFLAFEQVFKNSLTTLPMGGGKGGSDFDPKGKSDMEIMRFCQAFMTELSKHIGSDTDVPAGDIGVGSREIGYLFGQYRKLRNEFTGVLTGKGLEFGGSLIRPEATGYGLLYFVECMLNENTDTLVDKIVAISGSGNVAQYAAEKAIELGGKVVTLSDSSGYIYDSEGFSKDKLKVIFKIKNENYERISKYIDNFPNAEFYPNEKPWNVPCDIALPCATQNELDIQDAITLHHNGCKLVAEGANMPTTPDAVHYFLANDILYGPGKATNAGGVATSGLEMSQNSIRQNWSREKVDSYLKDIMIKIHDQCKTYGSEPHQRNVNYYKGANIAGFVKVADAMLAQGV
- a CDS encoding Dps family protein; its protein translation is MKFLTEDQINKIANILKQLLADETILYLKTRNAHWNVEGPDFQTAHVYFETQYNELQLVIDEVAEKIRTKDVYAPATISEYLQLTHLKENKIEKYDSLSFMRELLNDYEIIIAFLNESINEIEDLNDVSTSDYLVGLLEQHQKTAWMLRSHLK
- the uvrA gene encoding excinuclease ABC subunit UvrA — encoded protein: MDKDFIEVYGAREHNLKNIDVKIPRNELVVITGLSGSGKSSLAFDTIYAEGQRRYIETFSAYARQFLGGLERPDVDKIDGLSPVIAIEQKTTSKNPRSTVGTITEIYDFLRLLFARVSTAYSTATNEPMVSYTEDQIINLIRTNFDDQKIAILAPLVRSRKGHYRELFAQYSRKGFLEMRINGEVREISPGMTLDRYKTHDIELIIDKLKLNDKISDERLQSSITQAMHQGNGIIMILNYETGEAKFYSKNLMCPTTGSSYALPEPNTFSFNSPKGACSTCAGLGELKEVNMDKLFSDHKKSLNDNLEEIFEIIKNTSRVEKQLEAIFVKHNTDQKTKLKDLSKELLHDILHGLVETLNVDLKFASVKKTYKIDFEGLLPYLQDIIDDKTNSNSNAISKLLSRKIECPSCYGFRLNNESLHFRIDEKHIGEVANLDLKTLYDWIDNVPNTLSSTQQQIGFEILKEISTRLTFLLDVGLEYLSLNRSSKTLSGGEAQRIRLATQIGSQLVNVLYIMDEPSIGLHQRDNVKLIDSLKKLRDIGNSVLVVEHDKDMILEADHVIDVGPKAGRNGGQIVWEGTPTEMLKSDTLTSQYLNKKKNIEVPTERRKGNGEFLKLKGATGNNLRNVDISIPLGTLTVVSGVSGSGKSTLINETLYRILNQHFFRAEKEPMPYKKIEGLEHLDKVIEVDQSPIGRTPRSNPATYTGIFSDIRTLFTNLPEAKIRGYKPGRFSFNVKGGRCETCQGAGLRVIEMNFLPDIHVNCETCNGKRFNRETLEIRYKGKSIADVLDMTVNEAVEFFEPIPKIYRVVKMLQDVGLGYITLGQQSTTLSGGEAQRVKLATELSKKQTGKTIYILDEPTTGLHFEDIRILMNVIETIVEFGNTVIIIEHNLDVVKLGDHVIDIGPEGGRNGGKVVAEGTPEEIAKNKKSVTGKFLVNEL